CAAAATTGAGGTTAAAGAAAATCAAACAGTAACTCAAGGACAAGCGTTAGTCACCCTAGATGCTTCTCGCTTGAACACTCGTGAAGCTCAACTTCAGGGAAATGAGCGACAAAATTTACAACAATTACAACAAATTTCAGAACAATTAAACAACTTAAATCTACAAATAGATGCAGAAACCGAAAAAATGAATCGAGCTATTTCTGGCGCAAAGGCTGATTATTTGCGGATGGAAAAAGAACATCAAGAACGGGGTTTAACCGTAGAAGCTCAAGTGAATGAAGCCAGAGCAAATCTGCAAATGGCAGAAGAAGACTGGCAAAAATCTAAAAGCGATCTTAAAGCCGCAGAAGCATCTTTACGTGGCAGTGAATCTGCCTTAAAAATTGCTCAACAAAAAAGCGATCGCTATCAACAAGTTGGAGAATCTGCTTTAGGCAAAAATCGATTAGAAGAAGCTCAATTTGCCGTTGAACAACAACAGGAATTAATTGCAGAAAAGCAAGCATTATTACAAAGTCAAAAACAATCCGTCAGCCGCCAATTAAAAGCCGTAGAATCAGCAAAAGCCAAGTTACAAGCAACCTTAGCTATGGTGAATCCAAGTGATGGATTGGTGATCATGGCGCAAGAAAAAATAGCTCAGGAAAAAGCGACAGGAGAAGCTATTTTAGCTCGTTTAAGTCAAGAAAAAAATAATTTATTACAGCGTCAAAGTGAACTAGAAAAACAATTAAGTAGTGATCAGCAAGAGTCATTACAAGTGCAAAAAGAAATTAACAAAACAATTGTT
The nucleotide sequence above comes from Planktothrix sp. FACHB-1365. Encoded proteins:
- a CDS encoding HlyD family efflux transporter periplasmic adaptor subunit, whose translation is MLRNPNPDYLPVHQDDEFLPPVSGWTIFGGLFLVGTVAIALTISAFTPLPVTVKAIAIVRPNGEVKLVQAPTEGTITKIEVKENQTVTQGQALVTLDASRLNTREAQLQGNERQNLQQLQQISEQLNNLNLQIDAETEKMNRAISGAKADYLRMEKEHQERGLTVEAQVNEARANLQMAEEDWQKSKSDLKAAEASLRGSESALKIAQQKSDRYQQVGESALGKNRLEEAQFAVEQQQELIAEKQALLQSQKQSVSRQLKAVESAKAKLQATLAMVNPSDGLVIMAQEKIAQEKATGEAILARLSQEKNNLLQRQSELEKQLSSDQQESLQVQKEINKTIVSAPISGVILKFNLRNLNQTVRVGEEIAQIAPINTPLIIKAKVSTGDIGKVKIGQKSQMRVSAYPYPDYGILAGKVIEISPDAIIPQNTGANSILPYYEVTIQPDQIYLKDDPKNTLQPGMEIQADIIAKNETVLTFILRKARLLTDL